A part of Pseudoliparis swirei isolate HS2019 ecotype Mariana Trench chromosome 8, NWPU_hadal_v1, whole genome shotgun sequence genomic DNA contains:
- the asph gene encoding aspartyl/asparaginyl beta-hydroxylase isoform X4, whose product MGDPATAVEAATSPVVTAIPMAMAGEVQDVTKSQSAKHGKKSDNGSGGSFCTWFIVLALLGVWTSVAVVYFDLVDYQGVLDEAPGDAAGGGAHKESSPTKEAGSKLREALKRQLAVIHERLEAKKLARLALAEVRLLLAKEEDDKELELGRKDMAARAKERVAARLQQEEDKMVEEEMEKVNQTDVTKEEASKEKEGEKKSRKRENEKAEKHGEGKKAPEEGRVKEKRKGSKAERSDRRSKKSSEV is encoded by the exons ATGGGCGATCCGGCGACCGCGGTGGAGGCCGCCACATCTCCGGTTGTCACCGCCATCCCCATGGCGATGGCTGGGGAGGTGCAAG ATGTTACTAAATCCCAATCGGCAAAGCATGGGAAGAAGTCCGACAATGGGTCCGGTGGCAGCTTCTGCACCTGGTTCATCGTGCTGGCCCTGTTGGGGGTCTGGACGTCTGTCGCTGTGGTCTACTTCGACCTGGTGGACTACCAGGGAGTCCTTG ATGAAGCACCTGGAGATGCAGCCGGGGGAGGAGCGCACAAAG AAAGCTCTCCGACCAAGGAGGCCGGCTCCAAGCTCCGGGAGGCTCTGAAGCGGCAGCTGGCCGTCATCCACGAGCGCCTGGAGGCCAAGAAGCTGGCCAGGCTGGCGCTGGCCGAGGTCCGGCTGCTGCTGGCCAAAGAGGAGGACGACAAGGAGCTGGAGCTAGGGAGGAAGGACATGGCCGCCAGGGCGAAGGAGAGAGTGGCCGCCAggctgcagcaggaagaggacaaGATGGTAGAGGAGGAAATGGAGAAGGTCAACCAAACGGATGTGACAAAGGAAGAGGCGAGCAAGGAGAAGGAAGGGGAGAAGAAgtcaagaaagagagagaacgagaaggCCGAGAAACACGGAGAGGGAAAGAAGGCCCCGGAGGAGGGCCGAGTGAAGGAGAAAAGGAAGGGAAGTAAAGCGGAGAGATCTGACCGGAGGAGCAAGAAATCAAGTGAGGTGTGA
- the asph gene encoding aspartyl/asparaginyl beta-hydroxylase isoform X2, translating to MAAKKHAKIPAKPKDVTKSQSAKHGKKSDNGSGGSFCTWFIVLALLGVWTSVAVVYFDLVDYQGVLDKAKGFQINLSDALQGKLVAYDTDGDGDFDVEDAKVLLDEAPGDAAGGGAHKESSPTKEAGSKLREALKRQLAVIHERLEAKKLARLALAEVRLLLAKEEDDKELELGRKDMAARAKERVAARLQQEEDKMVEEEMEKVNQTDVTKEEASKEKEGEKKSRKRENEKAEKHGEGKKAPEEGRVKEKRKGSKAERSDRRSKKSSEV from the exons ATGTTACTAAATCCCAATCGGCAAAGCATGGGAAGAAGTCCGACAATGGGTCCGGTGGCAGCTTCTGCACCTGGTTCATCGTGCTGGCCCTGTTGGGGGTCTGGACGTCTGTCGCTGTGGTCTACTTCGACCTGGTGGACTACCAGGGAGTCCTTG ACAAGGCTAAAGGCTTTCAAATTAACCTGTCTGACGCCTTGCAAG GTAAACTGGTGGCATACGATACAGATGGAGATGGTGATTTTGATGTCGAGGATGCTAAAGTTCTCCTAG ATGAAGCACCTGGAGATGCAGCCGGGGGAGGAGCGCACAAAG AAAGCTCTCCGACCAAGGAGGCCGGCTCCAAGCTCCGGGAGGCTCTGAAGCGGCAGCTGGCCGTCATCCACGAGCGCCTGGAGGCCAAGAAGCTGGCCAGGCTGGCGCTGGCCGAGGTCCGGCTGCTGCTGGCCAAAGAGGAGGACGACAAGGAGCTGGAGCTAGGGAGGAAGGACATGGCCGCCAGGGCGAAGGAGAGAGTGGCCGCCAggctgcagcaggaagaggacaaGATGGTAGAGGAGGAAATGGAGAAGGTCAACCAAACGGATGTGACAAAGGAAGAGGCGAGCAAGGAGAAGGAAGGGGAGAAGAAgtcaagaaagagagagaacgagaaggCCGAGAAACACGGAGAGGGAAAGAAGGCCCCGGAGGAGGGCCGAGTGAAGGAGAAAAGGAAGGGAAGTAAAGCGGAGAGATCTGACCGGAGGAGCAAGAAATCAAGTGAGGTGTGA
- the asph gene encoding aspartyl/asparaginyl beta-hydroxylase isoform X3 — protein MGDPATAVEAATSPVVTAIPMAMAGEVQDVTKSQSAKHGKKSDNGSGGSFCTWFIVLALLGVWTSVAVVYFDLVDYQGVLGKLVAYDTDGDGDFDVEDAKVLLDEAPGDAAGGGAHKESSPTKEAGSKLREALKRQLAVIHERLEAKKLARLALAEVRLLLAKEEDDKELELGRKDMAARAKERVAARLQQEEDKMVEEEMEKVNQTDVTKEEASKEKEGEKKSRKRENEKAEKHGEGKKAPEEGRVKEKRKGSKAERSDRRSKKSSEV, from the exons ATGGGCGATCCGGCGACCGCGGTGGAGGCCGCCACATCTCCGGTTGTCACCGCCATCCCCATGGCGATGGCTGGGGAGGTGCAAG ATGTTACTAAATCCCAATCGGCAAAGCATGGGAAGAAGTCCGACAATGGGTCCGGTGGCAGCTTCTGCACCTGGTTCATCGTGCTGGCCCTGTTGGGGGTCTGGACGTCTGTCGCTGTGGTCTACTTCGACCTGGTGGACTACCAGGGAGTCCTTG GTAAACTGGTGGCATACGATACAGATGGAGATGGTGATTTTGATGTCGAGGATGCTAAAGTTCTCCTAG ATGAAGCACCTGGAGATGCAGCCGGGGGAGGAGCGCACAAAG AAAGCTCTCCGACCAAGGAGGCCGGCTCCAAGCTCCGGGAGGCTCTGAAGCGGCAGCTGGCCGTCATCCACGAGCGCCTGGAGGCCAAGAAGCTGGCCAGGCTGGCGCTGGCCGAGGTCCGGCTGCTGCTGGCCAAAGAGGAGGACGACAAGGAGCTGGAGCTAGGGAGGAAGGACATGGCCGCCAGGGCGAAGGAGAGAGTGGCCGCCAggctgcagcaggaagaggacaaGATGGTAGAGGAGGAAATGGAGAAGGTCAACCAAACGGATGTGACAAAGGAAGAGGCGAGCAAGGAGAAGGAAGGGGAGAAGAAgtcaagaaagagagagaacgagaaggCCGAGAAACACGGAGAGGGAAAGAAGGCCCCGGAGGAGGGCCGAGTGAAGGAGAAAAGGAAGGGAAGTAAAGCGGAGAGATCTGACCGGAGGAGCAAGAAATCAAGTGAGGTGTGA
- the asph gene encoding aspartyl/asparaginyl beta-hydroxylase isoform X1: MGDPATAVEAATSPVVTAIPMAMAGEVQDVTKSQSAKHGKKSDNGSGGSFCTWFIVLALLGVWTSVAVVYFDLVDYQGVLDKAKGFQINLSDALQGKLVAYDTDGDGDFDVEDAKVLLDEAPGDAAGGGAHKESSPTKEAGSKLREALKRQLAVIHERLEAKKLARLALAEVRLLLAKEEDDKELELGRKDMAARAKERVAARLQQEEDKMVEEEMEKVNQTDVTKEEASKEKEGEKKSRKRENEKAEKHGEGKKAPEEGRVKEKRKGSKAERSDRRSKKSSEV, from the exons ATGGGCGATCCGGCGACCGCGGTGGAGGCCGCCACATCTCCGGTTGTCACCGCCATCCCCATGGCGATGGCTGGGGAGGTGCAAG ATGTTACTAAATCCCAATCGGCAAAGCATGGGAAGAAGTCCGACAATGGGTCCGGTGGCAGCTTCTGCACCTGGTTCATCGTGCTGGCCCTGTTGGGGGTCTGGACGTCTGTCGCTGTGGTCTACTTCGACCTGGTGGACTACCAGGGAGTCCTTG ACAAGGCTAAAGGCTTTCAAATTAACCTGTCTGACGCCTTGCAAG GTAAACTGGTGGCATACGATACAGATGGAGATGGTGATTTTGATGTCGAGGATGCTAAAGTTCTCCTAG ATGAAGCACCTGGAGATGCAGCCGGGGGAGGAGCGCACAAAG AAAGCTCTCCGACCAAGGAGGCCGGCTCCAAGCTCCGGGAGGCTCTGAAGCGGCAGCTGGCCGTCATCCACGAGCGCCTGGAGGCCAAGAAGCTGGCCAGGCTGGCGCTGGCCGAGGTCCGGCTGCTGCTGGCCAAAGAGGAGGACGACAAGGAGCTGGAGCTAGGGAGGAAGGACATGGCCGCCAGGGCGAAGGAGAGAGTGGCCGCCAggctgcagcaggaagaggacaaGATGGTAGAGGAGGAAATGGAGAAGGTCAACCAAACGGATGTGACAAAGGAAGAGGCGAGCAAGGAGAAGGAAGGGGAGAAGAAgtcaagaaagagagagaacgagaaggCCGAGAAACACGGAGAGGGAAAGAAGGCCCCGGAGGAGGGCCGAGTGAAGGAGAAAAGGAAGGGAAGTAAAGCGGAGAGATCTGACCGGAGGAGCAAGAAATCAAGTGAGGTGTGA